In Pollutimonas sp. M17, a single genomic region encodes these proteins:
- a CDS encoding MmgE/PrpD family protein — protein sequence MNHPSAELAEFAVQLTYDDIPADVLRRTEDLMLDCLASVLAGSSARPVQAMAKLADTMGPASGPSENMVTRKTTSPLFAAMVNAAAAHMVEQDDVHNGSVFHPATVIFPPAIAVAQALGRSGRDLLVASVAGYEIGIRVGEFLGRSHYKIFHTTGTAGPLAAAVAVGKLLNLDKQQMLHALGSAGTQSAGLWEFLRDAADSKQLHTSKAAVNGLIAAYLAHDGFTGAQRILEGPQGLAAGMSTDADPARLTDRLGSRWTVLETSFKYHASCRHTHPAADALQQVLRSRHIKASDIASVVAHVHQGAIDVLGPVVDPATVHQSKFSMGTVLGLIALHDRAGLPEFDAALDDPAVAEFRGRVSMELDSEVDAAYPAQWIGKVTVQTRDGRSFSARVDEPKGDPGNTLSREELEDKALRLGTYRNAASPGEVQALIQRIWTLADTEMVGRLV from the coding sequence ATGAATCATCCCAGCGCAGAGCTTGCCGAATTCGCCGTTCAACTGACGTACGACGACATCCCCGCCGATGTGCTGCGCCGCACCGAGGACCTGATGCTCGACTGCCTGGCATCGGTGCTTGCCGGCTCCAGCGCCCGTCCCGTACAAGCCATGGCCAAGCTGGCGGACACCATGGGGCCTGCCAGCGGCCCGTCTGAAAACATGGTGACGCGGAAAACGACCAGCCCCCTGTTCGCGGCCATGGTCAATGCGGCGGCGGCGCACATGGTGGAACAGGACGACGTCCACAATGGATCCGTGTTCCATCCGGCCACGGTCATCTTCCCGCCCGCCATCGCCGTGGCGCAGGCGCTGGGACGATCGGGCAGGGACCTGCTGGTCGCCTCGGTGGCCGGCTACGAAATCGGCATCCGCGTCGGTGAATTCCTGGGCCGCTCGCACTACAAGATTTTCCATACCACCGGCACCGCGGGCCCCTTGGCCGCGGCCGTGGCGGTGGGCAAGCTGCTCAACCTGGACAAGCAGCAGATGCTGCACGCCCTGGGGTCGGCCGGCACGCAATCCGCGGGCTTGTGGGAATTCCTGCGCGACGCCGCCGACTCCAAGCAGCTTCATACGTCCAAGGCCGCCGTCAATGGCCTGATCGCGGCCTATCTGGCGCACGATGGCTTCACGGGCGCACAGCGCATACTGGAAGGCCCGCAAGGCCTGGCAGCCGGCATGTCCACCGATGCGGATCCAGCCAGGCTGACCGACAGGCTGGGATCGCGCTGGACAGTGCTGGAGACCTCGTTCAAGTACCACGCCTCATGCCGCCATACCCACCCGGCCGCGGACGCGCTGCAACAGGTGCTCCGGTCGCGGCACATCAAGGCCAGCGACATTGCGTCGGTCGTCGCGCATGTGCATCAGGGCGCCATCGATGTCCTGGGGCCGGTCGTGGATCCCGCGACCGTGCATCAATCCAAGTTTTCCATGGGAACGGTACTGGGCCTGATCGCGCTTCACGATCGCGCGGGCCTGCCGGAATTCGACGCGGCGCTGGACGATCCCGCCGTCGCGGAATTCCGCGGGCGGGTCAGCATGGAGCTGGACAGCGAGGTCGACGCGGCCTATCCGGCGCAATGGATAGGCAAGGTGACGGTGCAAACCCGCGACGGGCGAAGTTTCTCCGCCCGTGTCGACGAACCCAAGGGCGATCCCGGCAATACGCTGTCGCGCGAAGAACTGGAAGACAAGGCGCTGCGCCTGGGCACCTACCGCAATGCCGCCAGCCCCGGCGAAGTGCAGGCGCTGATCCAGCGCATCTGGACCTTGGCCGATACCGAAATGGTGGGCCGCCTGGTCTGA
- a CDS encoding metal ABC transporter solute-binding protein, Zn/Mn family: MKSHGILRRGAVARTLALALGMALLCGGAPAQSARAASANMPDAVASAASVKVLAAHPVVHALTQRLTEDSGIVLERAAPANLPPTRMASYFAGRGAKQLARMASGADAVIGLRSIWPDDPLYPLARRNNIRIVEIDAARPVDGALPGIALREDSDERDYPWLNPVNLGRMADIIAADLERLAPAARPAMQDKLAAFKRELVRVSAEAEAKLALLDDVSVASLSDRLDYFVAGLNLDMALRDARPDEEWSAAELDGFGDRIKALGVKVVLHHREPPAAIRKAIADAGGRLVVLDTEQQDPAAQLQAMVQSLLAAFQP, from the coding sequence TTGAAGTCTCACGGCATACTCCGTCGGGGCGCTGTGGCGCGCACGCTTGCACTGGCCTTGGGCATGGCCCTGCTGTGCGGCGGGGCGCCGGCGCAATCCGCCCGGGCCGCGTCCGCCAATATGCCCGACGCCGTCGCATCGGCAGCCTCCGTCAAAGTACTGGCCGCGCATCCCGTCGTTCATGCCCTGACGCAGAGACTGACCGAAGACAGCGGCATTGTCCTGGAGCGCGCCGCGCCCGCCAATCTGCCGCCTACGCGCATGGCATCTTATTTCGCCGGGCGAGGCGCCAAGCAACTGGCGCGCATGGCTTCGGGAGCCGATGCCGTGATCGGCCTGCGCTCCATCTGGCCGGACGATCCGCTGTATCCCCTGGCTCGGCGCAACAACATCCGCATCGTCGAAATCGACGCGGCCCGGCCGGTCGATGGCGCCTTGCCGGGCATCGCGCTGCGCGAGGACTCGGACGAGCGGGACTACCCATGGCTCAATCCCGTCAACCTGGGGCGCATGGCCGATATCATCGCGGCCGATCTGGAACGGCTGGCTCCCGCCGCCAGGCCGGCGATGCAGGACAAGCTGGCGGCTTTCAAGCGCGAGCTGGTCAGGGTGTCGGCCGAAGCGGAGGCAAAGCTTGCCTTGCTGGACGACGTCTCCGTGGCGTCCTTGTCCGACCGCCTGGATTATTTTGTGGCCGGCCTGAACCTGGACATGGCCTTGCGCGATGCGCGTCCCGATGAGGAATGGAGCGCCGCGGAGCTGGACGGCTTCGGCGATCGAATCAAGGCGCTGGGCGTGAAAGTGGTGCTGCATCACCGCGAGCCCCCGGCCGCCATCCGGAAGGCCATCGCCGATGCGGGTGGACGGCTGGTCGTGCTCGATACCGAACAACAGGATCCGGCGGCGCAGTTGCAAGCAATGGTCCAGTCACTGCTTGCGGCTTTTCAACCCTGA
- the hemW gene encoding radical SAM family heme chaperone HemW, whose protein sequence is MVPAGPGGRTILSSLPPLSLYVHVPWCVRKCPYCDFNSHELKKELPEQDYLDALQADLEQALPLIWGRQVISVFIGGGTPSLLSAAALDRMLAMFRACLNLLPDAEVTLEANPGTAEADRFADYAASGVNRISLGIQSFDDRALKALGRIHDARQARAAIEFAQNAVPRVNLDLMYALPGQSLEACADDLRQAMSFGTGHLSLYHLTLEPNTVFAKYPPALPDDDLGAAMQDLITRETGTGGWERYEVSAYARPGQHCRHNLNYWEFGDYLGIGPGAHGKLSFHDRIVRQARLKNPVSWMEKAVRRDGSHLAEDRELPWKDLGFEFMLNALRLKEGVERGSFIERTGQSILVIEPAIERAVAKGLLEADRSRLKATAHGWEFLNDLLAEFLD, encoded by the coding sequence GTGGTTCCGGCAGGCCCCGGCGGACGGACCATACTTTCCAGCCTGCCGCCGCTGTCCCTGTATGTGCACGTGCCCTGGTGCGTGCGCAAGTGCCCGTATTGCGATTTCAATTCCCATGAGTTGAAAAAGGAGCTGCCCGAGCAGGACTACCTTGACGCCTTGCAGGCGGACCTGGAGCAGGCGCTGCCGCTGATCTGGGGCCGGCAGGTGATCTCGGTATTCATCGGCGGCGGCACGCCCAGCCTGCTGTCGGCCGCCGCGCTGGACCGGATGCTGGCCATGTTCCGTGCCTGCCTGAACCTGTTGCCCGACGCCGAGGTCACCCTGGAAGCCAATCCCGGAACGGCGGAAGCGGACCGTTTCGCCGACTATGCGGCCAGCGGCGTGAACCGCATCTCCCTGGGAATACAGAGCTTCGATGACCGCGCCTTGAAGGCCCTGGGCCGCATTCACGACGCACGCCAGGCGCGCGCCGCCATCGAGTTTGCGCAGAACGCGGTGCCACGCGTGAACCTGGACCTCATGTATGCGTTGCCGGGCCAGTCGCTGGAGGCCTGTGCCGACGATTTGCGCCAGGCCATGTCTTTCGGGACGGGACACCTGTCTCTGTACCATCTGACGCTGGAGCCGAACACGGTTTTCGCAAAGTACCCGCCGGCTCTTCCCGATGACGACCTGGGTGCCGCCATGCAGGACCTGATCACCCGCGAAACCGGGACGGGGGGCTGGGAACGCTATGAGGTGTCGGCCTATGCGCGGCCGGGCCAGCACTGCCGCCATAACCTCAACTACTGGGAGTTCGGCGACTACCTGGGCATCGGGCCGGGCGCTCATGGAAAACTGTCCTTTCACGACCGCATCGTCCGCCAGGCCCGCTTGAAGAATCCAGTGTCCTGGATGGAGAAAGCTGTCCGGCGTGACGGCAGCCATCTGGCCGAAGACCGCGAGCTTCCATGGAAGGACCTGGGCTTCGAGTTCATGCTCAATGCCCTGCGCCTGAAAGAAGGCGTGGAGCGTGGGAGCTTCATCGAGCGCACCGGACAGTCCATTCTGGTGATCGAGCCCGCCATCGAGAGGGCGGTTGCAAAAGGCTTGCTGGAGGCCGATCGTTCCCGATTGAAGGCGACCGCACACGGCTGGGAGTTTCTCAACGACTTGCTGGCCGAGTTTCTGGATTGA
- the rph gene encoding ribonuclease PH, producing the protein MSESRPPSSSASRPSGRRPAQLRPFSLEVGYTRHAEGSVLVKAGDTHVLCNASVLEKVPPFLKGRGQGWVTAEYGMLPRSTHTRSDREAARGKQSGRTQEIQRLIGRSLRAVFDLTALGERTLHLDCDVLQADGGTRCASITGAWVAAAIASRKLAGQGLVAVNPLRDHVAAVSVGLVNGQAVLDLDYIEDSGCGADMNIVMTGAGDFVEVQGTAEGQTFRRSELDTLLDLAQDGIAELIGLQKQALGG; encoded by the coding sequence TTGTCCGAATCCCGCCCGCCTTCCTCTTCCGCCTCCCGTCCGTCGGGGCGCCGGCCGGCCCAATTGCGTCCGTTCTCGCTGGAGGTGGGCTATACCCGGCATGCCGAAGGCTCCGTCCTCGTCAAGGCCGGGGATACCCATGTGCTTTGCAACGCCAGTGTCCTGGAAAAGGTGCCTCCCTTCCTGAAAGGCAGGGGGCAGGGCTGGGTAACCGCGGAGTACGGCATGCTGCCGCGCTCCACGCATACGCGCTCCGATCGCGAGGCGGCCCGTGGCAAGCAAAGCGGCCGGACCCAGGAAATCCAGCGCCTCATCGGACGCAGCCTGCGCGCGGTGTTCGACCTGACCGCCCTGGGAGAACGAACCCTGCATCTGGATTGCGACGTGCTGCAGGCCGATGGCGGAACCCGTTGCGCCAGCATTACGGGCGCCTGGGTTGCCGCCGCGATCGCCAGCCGCAAGCTGGCGGGGCAGGGCCTGGTCGCCGTCAACCCTTTGCGGGATCATGTCGCCGCCGTATCGGTGGGGCTGGTGAACGGGCAGGCGGTGCTGGACCTGGATTACATCGAGGATTCGGGCTGCGGCGCCGACATGAATATCGTCATGACGGGCGCCGGAGACTTCGTTGAGGTGCAGGGCACCGCCGAAGGGCAGACATTCCGGCGCAGCGAACTGGACACTTTGCTGGACCTGGCGCAAGACGGCATTGCCGAATTGATCGGCTTGCAGAAGCAGGCGCTGGGCGGCTAG
- a CDS encoding acyl-CoA dehydrogenase family protein — MTQDTPAFQDIRDAIRDLCAQFPPEYFRKIDDERGYPEEFVNTLTEAGWLAALIPEEYGGSGLSLTEASVIMEEINRNGGNSGVCHGQMYNMGTLLRHGSAEQKKAYLPRIASGELRLQSMGVTEPTTGTDTTRIKTIAVKQGDRYVINGQKVWISRIQHSDLMILLARTTPLDQVKKKSEGMSIFLVDLHQAIGHGMEVRPIPNMVNHETNELFFDNLEIPAENLIGEEGKGFKYILDGLNAERTLIAAECIGDGHWFIDKVTAYAKERIVFNRPIGQNQGVQFPIARAHINIEAASLMRFEACRLYDAHKPCGAQANMAKLLAADASWEAANACLQFHGGFGFANEYDIERKFRETRLYQVAPISTNLILSYVAEHVLGLPRSF; from the coding sequence ATGACGCAGGACACACCCGCCTTTCAGGACATACGCGACGCGATCCGCGACCTTTGCGCCCAGTTTCCGCCGGAATACTTCCGCAAGATAGACGACGAGCGCGGTTATCCCGAAGAATTCGTCAACACCCTGACCGAAGCGGGATGGCTGGCGGCGCTGATCCCCGAGGAATACGGCGGTTCAGGCCTGAGCCTGACCGAAGCTTCGGTCATCATGGAGGAAATCAACCGCAATGGCGGCAACTCCGGAGTATGCCACGGCCAGATGTACAACATGGGCACCTTGCTGCGTCATGGTTCGGCCGAACAGAAAAAAGCCTATCTGCCCCGCATCGCCAGCGGCGAACTGCGCCTGCAGTCCATGGGCGTGACCGAGCCCACGACCGGCACGGACACGACCAGAATCAAGACCATCGCCGTCAAGCAGGGCGACCGCTACGTCATCAACGGTCAGAAAGTCTGGATTTCCCGCATACAGCATTCCGACCTGATGATATTGCTGGCACGCACCACGCCGCTGGATCAGGTCAAGAAGAAATCCGAAGGCATGTCCATCTTCCTGGTCGACCTGCACCAGGCCATCGGGCACGGCATGGAGGTGCGCCCCATTCCCAATATGGTCAACCACGAAACCAACGAGCTCTTCTTCGACAATCTGGAAATCCCCGCCGAGAACCTGATCGGCGAGGAAGGCAAGGGCTTCAAATACATACTGGACGGGCTGAACGCGGAACGCACGCTGATTGCGGCGGAATGCATAGGCGACGGACACTGGTTCATCGACAAGGTCACGGCCTACGCAAAGGAACGCATCGTATTCAACCGCCCCATCGGGCAGAACCAGGGCGTGCAGTTTCCCATCGCCAGGGCGCACATCAATATCGAGGCCGCCAGCCTGATGCGCTTCGAAGCCTGCCGCCTGTACGACGCGCACAAGCCCTGCGGCGCACAGGCCAATATGGCCAAGCTGCTGGCCGCCGACGCATCGTGGGAGGCCGCCAACGCCTGCCTGCAATTCCATGGCGGCTTCGGCTTCGCCAACGAATACGACATCGAGCGCAAGTTCCGCGAGACAAGGCTCTACCAGGTCGCGCCCATTTCCACCAACCTGATTCTTTCCTATGTGGCCGAGCACGTCCTGGGCCTGCCACGATCCTTCTGA
- a CDS encoding YicC/YloC family endoribonuclease: MIRSMTAFGSARAESEQGSVTVEFRSVNSRFLDVNFRLPEDLRMAEGLIREQLGQAVKRGKVEIRVNYNRAPASASATLDEHYLSIVAGQLQAARRIVPDVPAPRLSELLSGAGSRDDNAFDPEIWLGMCSEATTHALDELQAAREREGRRLADMMLDCARDVGLIVEQVAQELPGLLAEHQEKIATKLRDALMAASPDGFAQISGTELSARIAQEASLFSLRIDVAEELSRLRSHIAELEHLLRTGQAGGKDKKNSGSAGKRLDFLFQEMNREANTLGSKASALSVTRAAIDLKLLIEQMREQAQNIE; this comes from the coding sequence ATGATCCGTAGCATGACCGCCTTCGGCAGCGCACGCGCCGAATCCGAGCAAGGCAGCGTCACCGTCGAGTTTCGCAGCGTCAACAGCCGGTTTCTGGACGTCAACTTTCGCCTGCCGGAAGACCTGCGCATGGCCGAGGGACTGATCCGGGAACAACTGGGCCAGGCCGTCAAGCGCGGCAAAGTGGAAATCCGCGTCAACTACAACCGCGCTCCCGCGTCGGCTTCGGCCACGCTGGATGAACACTATCTCTCCATCGTCGCCGGCCAGTTGCAGGCCGCAAGGCGCATCGTTCCCGACGTCCCCGCCCCGCGGCTGTCCGAGCTGCTGTCCGGAGCCGGAAGCAGGGACGACAACGCCTTCGACCCGGAAATCTGGTTGGGAATGTGCTCGGAGGCCACCACCCACGCGCTCGACGAGCTGCAGGCCGCCCGCGAGCGCGAAGGCCGGCGGCTGGCCGACATGATGCTGGACTGCGCCCGCGACGTGGGCCTTATCGTTGAGCAGGTGGCGCAAGAGCTGCCCGGGCTGCTGGCCGAGCACCAGGAAAAAATCGCCACCAAGCTGCGCGACGCATTGATGGCGGCCAGCCCGGACGGCTTTGCGCAGATCAGCGGCACTGAACTGTCGGCGCGCATCGCGCAAGAGGCATCCCTGTTCTCCCTGCGCATCGACGTTGCCGAAGAGCTCTCTCGCCTGCGATCACATATCGCGGAACTTGAGCATTTGCTGCGCACCGGCCAGGCCGGCGGCAAGGACAAGAAGAACAGCGGCAGCGCCGGCAAGCGCCTGGACTTCCTGTTCCAGGAAATGAACCGCGAGGCCAATACCCTGGGATCCAAGGCCAGCGCGCTGAGCGTCACCCGCGCAGCCATCGACCTGAAGCTGCTGATCGAGCAGATGCGCGAACAGGCGCAGAACATCGAATAG
- the glnA gene encoding type I glutamate--ammonia ligase encodes MPTPEEVVKLIAEREVAFVDFRFTDTLGKEHHLTVPAHSVDEERLETGVAFDGSSIAGWKGIEASDMVLIPDAGSARMDPFREEATLNLTCDVVEPSDLKGYDRDPRSLAKRAEAYLKSSGLGDTAYFGPEPEFFVFDGITWNDDMSGCFVKIKSEEAPWSRGLDLEGGNLGHRPGVKGGYVPVSPIDGFQDMRSEMCLLLEQQGVPVEVHHHEVAGQGQLEIGTKFSTLVERADWNQILKYTIRNVAHVYGKTATFMPKPIVGDNGSGMHVHQSIWKDGQNLFAGNGYAGLSEFALYYIGGIIKHAKALNAITNPGTNSYKRLVPHFEAPVKLAYSARNRSASIRIPYVGSPKARRVEARFPDPLANPYLAFSALMMAGLDGVQNKIHPGDPADKNLYDLPPEEDAKIPTVCASLEEAVAALDADREFLTRGGVFSNDMLDAYIELKMAEITRLRMTTHPVEFDMYYSL; translated from the coding sequence ATGCCCACCCCCGAAGAAGTTGTCAAGCTCATTGCAGAACGCGAAGTCGCCTTTGTGGATTTCCGCTTTACCGATACGCTGGGCAAAGAGCACCATCTGACCGTTCCCGCCCATTCGGTCGACGAAGAAAGGCTGGAAACGGGCGTCGCCTTCGACGGCTCCTCGATAGCGGGATGGAAAGGCATCGAAGCCTCGGACATGGTCCTGATCCCCGATGCGGGTTCGGCGCGCATGGATCCCTTCCGCGAGGAAGCCACGCTCAACCTGACCTGCGACGTGGTCGAACCCTCGGATCTCAAAGGCTATGACCGCGACCCCCGTTCGCTGGCCAAGCGCGCCGAGGCCTATCTGAAGTCCAGCGGACTGGGCGATACGGCCTATTTCGGTCCCGAACCCGAATTCTTCGTCTTCGACGGAATCACCTGGAACGATGACATGTCGGGCTGCTTCGTGAAGATCAAGTCCGAAGAGGCTCCCTGGTCGCGCGGCCTGGACCTGGAAGGCGGCAACCTGGGCCATCGTCCGGGCGTCAAGGGCGGCTATGTGCCGGTTTCGCCCATCGACGGCTTTCAGGACATGCGTTCGGAAATGTGCCTGCTGCTGGAGCAGCAGGGCGTTCCGGTCGAAGTCCACCACCACGAGGTGGCCGGGCAGGGCCAGCTTGAGATCGGCACCAAGTTCAGCACGCTCGTCGAGCGCGCCGACTGGAACCAGATCCTGAAATACACCATACGCAACGTGGCCCATGTGTACGGCAAGACGGCCACCTTCATGCCCAAGCCCATCGTCGGCGACAATGGCTCGGGCATGCATGTGCACCAGTCCATCTGGAAAGACGGCCAGAACCTGTTCGCCGGCAACGGCTATGCGGGCCTGTCCGAATTCGCCCTGTACTACATCGGCGGCATCATCAAGCACGCCAAGGCGCTCAACGCCATCACCAACCCGGGCACCAACTCGTACAAGCGCCTGGTGCCTCACTTCGAAGCGCCGGTGAAGCTGGCTTATTCGGCCCGCAACCGTTCCGCGTCCATACGCATTCCTTATGTCGGCAGCCCCAAGGCGCGCCGGGTCGAGGCCCGCTTCCCGGACCCCCTGGCCAACCCCTACCTGGCCTTCTCGGCCCTGATGATGGCCGGCCTGGACGGCGTGCAGAACAAGATCCACCCCGGCGATCCCGCCGACAAGAACCTGTACGATCTGCCTCCCGAGGAAGACGCGAAGATCCCGACGGTGTGCGCGTCGCTGGAAGAAGCCGTTGCCGCGCTGGACGCCGATCGCGAATTCCTGACCCGCGGCGGCGTGTTCAGCAACGACATGCTCGATGCCTATATTGAACTGAAGATGGCCGAAATCACGCGCCTGCGCATGACGACTCATCCGGTCGAGTTCGATATGTATTACAGCCTGTAA
- a CDS encoding LysR substrate-binding domain-containing protein translates to MAMHFDLTDMQLMVNVATAQSMTRGAERSFLSLPAASNRVKNLEAHLGTALFYRNSQGVTLTPSGEAFVRHARVVLRQLEHLRGDIQEYASGVKGRVRVCANTTAMNEFMPNILAAYLGAHRDVNVELRERLSYLVVKAVADGSADIGITAQAGGGENIEFLPYRSDRLVLVTHRDHPLAGSEAVDFDDTLTYDYVGLHETSAIHAFLLQAADDLGRVLRFRVEVSNFEAACRMIAAHVGIGVIPESAARRYVKEMPLKIVSLNDSWALRRLHICVRQFDKLPVFAKELVSLLVQDAAEGQKHE, encoded by the coding sequence ATGGCGATGCATTTTGATTTAACGGATATGCAGTTGATGGTGAACGTCGCCACCGCGCAAAGCATGACCCGCGGCGCCGAGCGCTCCTTCCTGTCCTTGCCGGCCGCCAGCAACCGGGTCAAGAACCTTGAGGCCCACCTGGGCACCGCGCTTTTCTACCGCAACAGCCAGGGGGTCACCCTGACCCCGTCGGGCGAGGCCTTCGTGCGGCATGCGCGCGTCGTGCTGCGCCAGCTGGAACACCTGCGCGGCGACATCCAGGAATACGCCAGCGGGGTCAAGGGCCGGGTCCGGGTGTGCGCCAACACCACCGCCATGAACGAATTCATGCCCAACATCCTGGCCGCCTACCTGGGCGCGCACCGCGACGTGAACGTCGAGCTGCGCGAAAGGCTCAGTTACCTGGTGGTCAAGGCGGTGGCGGACGGGTCGGCCGACATCGGCATCACCGCGCAGGCCGGCGGCGGCGAGAACATCGAATTCCTTCCCTACCGCAGCGACCGCCTGGTGCTGGTGACGCACAGGGACCATCCCCTGGCCGGCAGTGAAGCCGTCGACTTCGACGATACGCTGACCTACGATTACGTCGGCCTGCACGAGACCAGCGCCATCCATGCCTTTTTGCTGCAGGCGGCCGACGACCTGGGCAGGGTGCTGCGCTTCCGGGTCGAGGTCAGCAATTTCGAGGCCGCCTGCCGCATGATTGCCGCCCATGTCGGCATAGGGGTCATACCCGAGTCGGCCGCCCGCCGCTATGTAAAGGAAATGCCCCTGAAGATCGTTTCCCTGAACGATTCGTGGGCCTTGAGACGGCTGCACATCTGTGTGCGGCAGTTCGACAAACTGCCGGTGTTCGCCAAGGAACTGGTTTCCCTGCTGGTCCAGGACGCCGCCGAAGGACAGAAACATGAATAA
- a CDS encoding metal ABC transporter permease encodes MLIDSLRQAIQDWAVAGHLPAALSYGFVINALLAGLIIGPVLGGLGTLVVVKRFAFFSEAVGHSALTGVAIGILLGEPYTGPYGSLFGYCLLFGILLNYLRNRTGLAPDTLIGVFLSVSLALGASVLLVLAGRINIHILENVLFGSVLTVNSSDLAVLAVVGLATAAVALLYYNRMMLASFNPQLATVRKLRVKALDYLFVALVTIVTVASVKVIGAILVGALLVIPAACARLLSSSLRGFFWLSVLIASFSTLAGILLPILLDLPVPSGAAIILVSGVVFMLAAIARGLVPSLRGNPS; translated from the coding sequence ATGCTGATCGATTCGCTGCGCCAGGCCATACAGGACTGGGCCGTGGCCGGCCATCTGCCCGCCGCCTTGTCCTACGGCTTCGTTATCAATGCCTTGCTTGCCGGCTTGATCATCGGCCCGGTCCTGGGCGGCCTGGGCACGCTGGTGGTGGTCAAGCGCTTTGCGTTTTTCTCCGAGGCCGTGGGCCATTCGGCGCTTACCGGGGTCGCGATCGGCATCCTGCTGGGCGAGCCCTATACCGGCCCATACGGCAGCCTCTTCGGCTATTGCCTGCTCTTCGGCATCCTGCTCAATTATCTGCGTAATCGCACGGGGCTGGCCCCCGATACCCTCATCGGCGTGTTCCTGTCGGTCTCGCTTGCGTTGGGGGCCAGCGTGCTGCTGGTGCTGGCCGGCCGCATCAATATCCACATCCTTGAGAATGTCCTGTTCGGCTCTGTGCTGACGGTCAACAGCTCCGATCTGGCGGTGCTGGCGGTGGTGGGGCTGGCGACCGCGGCCGTGGCCCTGCTTTACTACAACCGCATGATGCTGGCCAGCTTCAATCCGCAGCTCGCCACGGTGCGCAAGCTGAGGGTGAAGGCGCTGGACTATCTCTTCGTGGCGCTGGTGACCATCGTGACGGTGGCATCCGTCAAAGTGATCGGGGCCATCCTGGTCGGGGCGCTGCTGGTGATACCGGCCGCCTGCGCCCGTTTGCTCAGTTCCTCGCTGCGTGGATTCTTCTGGCTTTCCGTGCTGATAGCAAGCTTCAGCACCCTGGCCGGCATACTGCTGCCCATTCTGCTCGACCTGCCCGTGCCTTCCGGGGCGGCCATCATACTGGTCTCGGGCGTCGTGTTCATGCTGGCTGCCATCGCGCGCGGCCTTGTTCCATCATTGAGGGGGAATCCATCTTGA
- the rdgB gene encoding RdgB/HAM1 family non-canonical purine NTP pyrophosphatase, whose protein sequence is MNKVVLASNNPGKLKEFSAILAQADISMVAQGDLGVAEAEEPYATFVENALAKARHASRQTGLPALADDSGLCVHALGGAPGVFSARYAALAGGEKSDAANNRHLLAQLAPVQDRSACYVAVLVYVDSADDPRPIIAEGSWNGAIIDQARGGNGFGYDPHFYLPDLGKTAAELPPDQKNALSHRAQALKALLLALRSRRP, encoded by the coding sequence ATGAATAAAGTAGTGCTGGCTTCCAATAATCCGGGCAAGCTCAAGGAGTTCTCCGCCATTCTGGCGCAAGCCGACATCAGCATGGTGGCCCAGGGAGACCTGGGCGTGGCCGAAGCGGAAGAGCCTTACGCCACCTTTGTCGAGAATGCGCTGGCCAAGGCCAGGCACGCCAGCCGGCAGACCGGCCTGCCGGCGCTGGCCGACGATTCCGGTTTGTGCGTGCATGCGCTGGGCGGCGCGCCCGGCGTTTTCTCGGCGCGCTATGCGGCGCTGGCCGGAGGCGAGAAATCCGATGCCGCCAACAATCGCCATCTGCTGGCCCAGCTCGCCCCGGTCCAGGACCGCTCGGCCTGTTATGTGGCTGTGCTGGTCTACGTCGACTCCGCGGACGACCCCAGGCCCATCATTGCCGAGGGAAGCTGGAACGGCGCCATCATCGACCAGGCGCGCGGCGGCAACGGTTTCGGCTACGACCCGCACTTTTACCTGCCCGATCTGGGAAAGACGGCCGCCGAGTTGCCGCCCGACCAGAAGAACGCCCTTAGCCATCGCGCGCAAGCCCTCAAAGCCTTGCTTCTGGCCCTGCGCAGCCGCCGGCCTTGA